The Aestuariibius sp. HNIBRBA575 nucleotide sequence AAATGACCGCTGCAAATATCAGCACGATATTCACATCCAGATAGACGCTCAGCAAACTCTCAATGATCATGGTCGGTCAATCTCCTATCCAGAAGCGCCCGTATCTCCTCTAATGTCTCTTCGGACATTCCTTGATCGTCTACCAAACGTGCCACCAATGATGCCGGGGTTCCGTCAAACAATTTATCTGACAGATCACGCAATGTGCGCGACTGATATTCATTTTTCGCCAATGCAGGGCGATAGATGAACGTTTTCCCGTCCTTTTCGCTGGTGACAAATTCCTTTTGTTCCATGATGCGCAGGATCGTGGCGGCAGACGTATAAGCAAGATTGCGTTCCGGGGCCAATCGCGCGAGCACATCGCGCACGGACCCCTGCCCCAAGGCCCACAGTTCAGTCATGAACTCCAGTTCAACCTCGGTTAAAAACTCACTCTTACGCTTGGTCCGCATTATCTATCCCGTCATCACTTATTCTGCTCGTCCCCACTATTCTTTTAATACGAAAACTTTCGTTTTTCCAGAATTTTGCGTTTTACACTTTAAAGAAGCAGAAAACGCCCCAACAGATGCTGATCCCCAGTGGTGCCCAAAGCGGCATTCCAAAGAACAACAACCACGCCAGAAAGATATAAGCCGTGCCCAGCAGCGACAGGAAGAGCCGGTCGCCGCGGGTGGTGGTCAGGCCCAGCGCGCCTTTGCGTTCTGACGTGCCGGGATAGCGGATTTCGATCATGGTGATAATCGCCATTGCGGTGAAAATCCCGATGAAAAACAACGCGGTCGGCCACGTCCATGCCATCCAGTTAAACATATCAAACCCTTCCCAGGGCAAAGCCCTTGGCGATGTAGTTGCGCACGAAATAGATCACAATCGCGCCCGGAATAATGGTAAGCGTCCCCGCCGCAGCCAACAGGCCCAGCTCATATCCAGCAGAGGACGCGGTTTTGGTCATTGTGGCGGCAATCGGCTTGGCCTCGACGGCGGTTAGTGTCTTGGCCAACAGCAATTCGACCCACGAAAACATGAAGCAAAAGAACGCCGCAACGCCAACACCTGCCTTGATTGACGGCAAAAATATCGTCGCAAAGAATCGGGGGAAGGAATAGCCATCCACATAGGCGGTTTCGTCCAATTCCTTGGGCACGCCGCCCATAAATCCCTCTAGGATCCAGACCGCCAGCGGGATGTTGAACAAGGCATGCGCCAAGGCCACCGCCAGATGCGTGTCAAACAATCCCACAGCCGAATAGAGCTGAAAGAAAGGCAAGGCAAACACCGCAGCCGGGGCCATCCGGTTGGTCAGCAGCCAGAAAAACAGGGTTTTGTCGCCCAGAAACCGATAGCGTGAAAACGCGTAGGCGGCTGGCAGGGCAACTGCGATCGAAATCACCGTGTTCAGCGACACATAAATGATCGAGTTGATATAGCCCCAATACCACGTTGGATCGGTGAAAATGGTGACGTAATTGTCGATCGTGAATGTCTGCGGGAACAGCGAAAACCCAGACAGGATTTCGTTGGTTGTCTTAAAGCTCATGGCGACAAGCCAATAGATCGGCAACAGCAGAAACAGGATATAAAAGATCGGGATCAGACTACGCTTCTTCATTGGTCGTCATCCTTGGTCATAAGTGTGTAGAACAGCCAGCTGACAAGCAGCGTAATGGCAAAGTAGATCAGCGACATCGCCGCAGCCGGACCCAGATCGAACTGACCCAAGGCGATTTTCACCAGATCAATCGACAGCAATGTGGTCGAATTGCCCGGCCCACCGCCGGTCAGAACAAAGGGTTCGGTGTAGATGTTGAAACTGTCCATGAACCGCAACAGGATCGCGATGGTCAGCACCTGTTTCATTTTCGGCAATTGGATATAGCGGAATACAGACCAGTTGGATGCGCCGTCGATTTTCGCGGCTTGGTAATAGGCGTCCGGGATGGACACCA carries:
- a CDS encoding BlaI/MecI/CopY family transcriptional regulator, with product MRTKRKSEFLTEVELEFMTELWALGQGSVRDVLARLAPERNLAYTSAATILRIMEQKEFVTSEKDGKTFIYRPALAKNEYQSRTLRDLSDKLFDGTPASLVARLVDDQGMSEETLEEIRALLDRRLTDHDH
- a CDS encoding DUF2160 domain-containing protein produces the protein MFNWMAWTWPTALFFIGIFTAMAIITMIEIRYPGTSERKGALGLTTTRGDRLFLSLLGTAYIFLAWLLFFGMPLWAPLGISICWGVFCFFKV
- a CDS encoding carbohydrate ABC transporter permease is translated as MKKRSLIPIFYILFLLLPIYWLVAMSFKTTNEILSGFSLFPQTFTIDNYVTIFTDPTWYWGYINSIIYVSLNTVISIAVALPAAYAFSRYRFLGDKTLFFWLLTNRMAPAAVFALPFFQLYSAVGLFDTHLAVALAHALFNIPLAVWILEGFMGGVPKELDETAYVDGYSFPRFFATIFLPSIKAGVGVAAFFCFMFSWVELLLAKTLTAVEAKPIAATMTKTASSAGYELGLLAAAGTLTIIPGAIVIYFVRNYIAKGFALGRV